The following are encoded in a window of Microbacterium sp. LWO13-1.2 genomic DNA:
- a CDS encoding TIM barrel protein → MTTIRPGLCSVTFRELPPERIVGLAADAGLEVIEWGGDVHVPPGDAVRAAQVARATVDAGLAVCSYGSYFRAGSGEELTPILDSAEALGADRIRIWAGPVGSGEATQADWAGTVARLQSATSEASARGIGLALEFHSGTLADTAPTTLRLLADVGSAALTTYWQPTVAAPDDVALAEYRAIAAHTSAAHVFSWWPTNERLPLRARDELWSRFFAAASAAERPPRDALLEFIPDADPDLLASEAAALRGYLSR, encoded by the coding sequence ATGACGACGATCAGGCCGGGGCTGTGCTCGGTGACTTTCCGGGAGCTCCCGCCCGAGCGGATCGTGGGGCTGGCGGCGGACGCCGGGCTCGAGGTGATCGAGTGGGGCGGCGACGTGCACGTCCCGCCCGGTGACGCCGTGCGCGCCGCGCAGGTCGCTCGGGCGACGGTGGATGCCGGACTCGCCGTCTGCTCGTACGGCTCGTACTTCCGGGCGGGGTCGGGGGAGGAGCTCACTCCGATCCTGGACAGCGCCGAGGCGCTCGGAGCCGATCGCATCCGTATCTGGGCCGGCCCTGTCGGCTCGGGTGAGGCGACCCAGGCGGACTGGGCCGGCACCGTCGCGCGGCTCCAGTCGGCGACGTCCGAGGCGTCCGCGAGGGGGATCGGATTGGCGCTCGAGTTCCACTCCGGAACCCTCGCCGACACGGCGCCGACGACGCTGCGGCTCCTTGCCGATGTCGGCAGCGCCGCGCTCACCACCTACTGGCAGCCGACGGTCGCGGCGCCCGATGATGTCGCGCTCGCCGAGTACCGCGCGATCGCGGCGCATACGAGCGCCGCGCATGTCTTCTCCTGGTGGCCGACGAATGAGAGGCTGCCGCTGCGCGCCCGCGATGAGCTGTGGAGTCGGTTCTTCGCGGCAGCATCCGCCGCCGAGCGCCCTCCACGCGACGCCCTGCTCGAGTTCATTCCCGACGCCGACCCGGACCTCCTCGCTTCCGAAGCCGCGGCCTTGCGCGGATACCTTTCCCGCTGA
- a CDS encoding sugar phosphate isomerase/epimerase family protein: MSAAHPRLSINQATIKYADLATALQVTAEAGVQSIGLWREPVNAVGLDVAARMLSDSGLRFSTHCRGGFFTLPEGPERDAALDDNRRAIEETATLAAAGAEGSTAVLVLVAGGLPEGSRDLVGARERVRDAIGTLAPDAKAAGVTLAIEPLHPMYASDRAVVSTLGQALDIAADFDPDVVGAAVDTFHIWWDPQVFEQIARAGREGRIATYQVCDWKTPLAADVLLSRHYMGDGVIDFGALTRAVIETGYVRDIEVELFNADIWADAPADVVRRTAEAFGAVVAPHLP, translated from the coding sequence ATGAGCGCCGCCCACCCGCGTCTGTCGATCAACCAGGCCACCATCAAGTACGCCGACCTCGCCACGGCGCTTCAGGTCACGGCCGAAGCCGGAGTGCAGTCCATCGGACTCTGGCGCGAGCCGGTGAACGCGGTCGGCCTCGACGTCGCCGCGCGGATGCTGTCCGATTCCGGTCTGCGTTTCTCGACCCACTGCCGTGGCGGCTTCTTCACGCTGCCGGAGGGGCCGGAGCGGGATGCCGCGCTCGATGACAACCGCCGGGCGATCGAGGAGACCGCGACACTCGCCGCCGCGGGCGCCGAAGGATCGACGGCCGTGCTGGTGCTCGTCGCCGGCGGGTTGCCGGAGGGGTCCCGCGACCTCGTCGGCGCGCGAGAGCGTGTGCGCGACGCGATCGGCACGCTCGCACCGGATGCGAAGGCGGCGGGCGTGACGCTTGCGATCGAGCCCCTGCATCCGATGTACGCCTCCGACCGTGCCGTCGTCTCGACTCTCGGTCAGGCACTCGATATCGCCGCCGACTTCGACCCCGATGTGGTCGGAGCCGCCGTCGACACGTTCCACATCTGGTGGGACCCGCAGGTGTTCGAGCAGATCGCTCGAGCCGGCCGCGAGGGGCGCATCGCCACGTACCAGGTGTGCGACTGGAAGACGCCGCTGGCCGCGGACGTGCTGCTGTCACGGCACTACATGGGTGATGGTGTGATCGACTTCGGTGCGCTCACGCGTGCGGTGATCGAGACCGGGTACGTCCGCGACATCGAGGTGGAGCTCTTCAACGCCGACATCTGGGCGGATGCTCCCGCCGATGTCGTCCGTCGCACCGCCGAGGCGTTCGGCGCCGTAGTCGCCCCGCACCTGCCCTGA
- a CDS encoding oligopeptide:H+ symporter, translating into MSQTAEREDDATVEARPPRTILGHPIGLANLLGVELWERFSFYGMVTILPYYLYYSLDEGGLGIPQPAALGFVGAYAGLVYLSTMLGSWLADRVLGMERMVFYGGFVVMLGHVALALLPEFGGVSTGLVLVAIGAGALKANASSLLGTLYARDDRRTDSGFSIFYLGITVGSFFGPLLTGLLNDSRGFHFAFGAAAVGMLLGLVQYVAFRRNLGTAGKAPGNPLPRTAITRTVVLAVAAASVVAAALLTGVVNLSNLAQVLSIVVSLAAVVYFVVILTSPKVTKDERSRVRAFIPMFLSITVFAALFTQMFTAFAAYSDERIDWNIFGWTAPSSWLFLAETVWVMPLLAMASAIWVRLGDRAPSTPTKLGVGIMLSGICFLLFLPFAGGTGKTTPALYVFLILLILAVAEVLVAPIGLAVTTKLAPQAFRAQLMALYFIASALGSSLSGVIGSFYHSTSEFAYFLVIGLAGVAAGGLMFAFGPWIRRHLGRVR; encoded by the coding sequence ATGTCCCAGACTGCAGAGCGAGAAGACGACGCGACAGTCGAGGCCCGGCCCCCGCGAACGATCCTCGGGCACCCCATCGGCCTCGCCAACCTCCTCGGAGTCGAACTGTGGGAGAGGTTCTCGTTCTACGGCATGGTGACGATCCTGCCGTACTACCTCTACTACTCCCTCGACGAAGGCGGGCTGGGCATCCCGCAGCCCGCCGCACTGGGATTCGTCGGGGCGTACGCAGGATTGGTGTACCTGTCGACCATGCTCGGCAGCTGGCTGGCGGATCGCGTGCTCGGAATGGAGCGCATGGTCTTCTACGGCGGGTTCGTCGTGATGCTCGGTCATGTCGCACTGGCACTGCTGCCGGAATTCGGTGGCGTCTCGACCGGGCTGGTGCTCGTGGCGATCGGAGCCGGGGCGCTCAAGGCGAACGCATCGTCCCTGCTCGGCACGCTGTACGCCCGGGATGACCGGCGAACGGACAGCGGATTCTCGATCTTCTATCTCGGCATCACTGTCGGTTCCTTCTTCGGACCGCTGCTGACCGGCCTGCTGAACGACTCGCGCGGCTTCCACTTCGCGTTCGGCGCAGCGGCGGTCGGCATGCTCCTCGGGCTCGTGCAGTACGTGGCTTTCCGTCGCAACCTCGGCACGGCCGGAAAAGCTCCAGGCAACCCGCTGCCGCGCACTGCGATCACGAGAACGGTCGTACTCGCCGTCGCGGCCGCCTCGGTCGTCGCCGCCGCGTTGCTGACCGGGGTGGTGAATCTGTCGAACCTTGCGCAGGTGCTGAGCATCGTCGTTTCACTTGCGGCCGTCGTGTACTTCGTGGTCATCCTGACCAGCCCGAAGGTGACGAAGGACGAGCGCTCCAGGGTCCGGGCTTTCATCCCCATGTTCCTGTCCATCACCGTCTTCGCTGCTCTGTTCACCCAGATGTTCACGGCATTCGCCGCCTACTCCGACGAGCGGATCGACTGGAACATCTTCGGGTGGACGGCCCCGTCATCCTGGCTGTTCCTCGCGGAGACCGTCTGGGTGATGCCGCTGCTCGCGATGGCCAGCGCGATCTGGGTCCGCCTGGGGGACCGTGCTCCGTCCACGCCGACGAAGCTCGGCGTGGGAATCATGCTCAGTGGAATCTGCTTCCTGCTGTTCCTGCCGTTCGCGGGCGGCACCGGCAAGACGACCCCGGCCCTGTACGTCTTCCTCATCCTCCTGATCCTCGCCGTCGCCGAGGTGCTCGTCGCGCCGATCGGACTCGCGGTGACGACGAAGCTCGCGCCTCAGGCCTTCCGTGCGCAGCTGATGGCGCTGTACTTCATCGCCTCAGCCCTTGGATCCTCGCTCTCCGGCGTGATCGGAAGCTTTTACCACTCGACGAGCGAGTTCGCCTATTTCCTGGTGATCGGCCTCGCGGGCGTCGCCGCGGGCGGCCTGATGTTCGCCTTCGGTCCGTGGATCCGTCGCCACCTGGGGCGCGTGCGCTGA